From the genome of Populus alba chromosome 10, ASM523922v2, whole genome shotgun sequence, one region includes:
- the LOC118029898 gene encoding uncharacterized protein encodes MNFLLRPTTHQVIKEQVSAPVPVHESPSPAVTLEGLIAEDSFPQSEVRDMGIGGENGSVAATKNDSSLVLENHSDVSEEEGWIIIPFGELPDDWKNAPDIHSLRSLDRSFVFPGEQVHILACLSAYKQDTEIITPFKVAAVMSKNGIGQSPEKQNGNLKDGGSSVSAKGEVSSDSQVIGLNGNGTSKQKTDPQRDISASKSFLRMEDYKRQTEMLLQRFKNSHFFVRIAESGEPLWSRKSALDQEYSEMDSQNKPQRTKKTADNTFHLSALIDRGNFDANVSGGAARNGVSCCSLSNGDIVVLLQVNVGVNFFRDPVIEILQFEKYQERNRFPENQDNLNYSNYDPCGELLKWLLPVDNTLSSPARSLPPPQLSSNSGFGGASQKSSSSGSQLFSHFRSYSMSSLPQNSAPPPQPVKAQSSKPNFDLEDWDQYSSQKLWKSQKPADEELLSIRGVSLERERFSVRCGLEGIYIPGRRWLRKLEIIQPVEIHSFAADCNTDDLLCVQIKNVSPAITPDIVVYIDTITIVFEEASKSGLPSSLPIACIEAGNDHSLPNLALRRGEEHSFILKPASFVKDSKVHRERLSPSSLHLVPNTVEGRSALNVDQYAIIVSCRSNYAESRLFFKQPTSWRPRNSRDLLISVASEMSGQSSGPNERVSQLPVQVLALRASNLTSEDLTLTVLAPASFTSPPSVGSLSSSPTTPMSSFVGLPESTGIITGEKYFSAVQALTSVTTTSEIIEQSSPISDVISSTGLGCTHLWLQSRVPLGCVPAQSTATIKLELLPLTDGIISLDTLQIDVKEKGLTYIPENSLKINATSSISTGII; translated from the exons ATGAATTTTCTGTTGCGCCCTACCACTCACCAAGTAATCAAAGAACAGGTTTCAGCTCCTGTTCCTGTTCATGAATCTCCTTCTCCAGCTGTGACTTTGGAGGGTCTTATAGCTGAAGATTCATTCCCTCAATCTGAAGTTCGTGATATGGGTATTGGTGGTGAAAATGGATCTGTTGCTGCTACAAAGAATGATTCATCACTTGTCTTGGAGAACCATTCTGATGTTTCTGAAGAAGAAGGATGGATCATCATACCATTTG GGGAACTTCCTGATGACTGGAAGAATGCACCAGATATACATTCATTACGCTCCCTGGATCGGTCATTTGTTTTTCCTG GTGAACAAGTTCATATTCTGGCATGTTTATCAGCATACAAGCAGGATACAGAAATTATTACTCCATTTAAAGTTGCTGCAGTGATGTCTAAAAATGGAATAGGGCAAAGCCCTGAGAAACAAAATGGAAATTTAAAAGATGGAGGTAGTTCGGTTTCTGCAAAAGGGGAAGTGAGTTCTGATAGTCAAGTAATAGGCCTTAATGGCAATGGCACATCAAAACAGAAGACTGATCCACAAAGGGATATTTCTGCTAGCAAATCCTTTCTCAGAATGGAGGATTACAAAAGACAAACTGAAATGTTATTGCAAAGATTTAAGAACTCccatttttttgttagaattgCAGAGTCAGGTGAACCACTTTGGTCAAGAAAAAGTGCACTTGATCAAGAATACTCTGAGATGGATAGTCAGAACAAACCTCAAAGAACCAAGAAAACTGCAGATAACACATTCCATCTTAGTGCTCTTATTGATAGAGGAAATTTTGATGCCAATGTCTCTGGTGGTGCTGCAAGGAATGGTGTTAGCTGTTGCTCTCTTTCTAATGGAGATATAGTG GTGCTTTTACAGGTTAATGTCGGTGTTAATTTTTTCAGAGACCCGGTCATTGAGATTCTTCAGTTTGAGAAATATCAGGAGAGAAATCGGTTTCCTGAGAACCAAGACAACTTAAATTACAGTAATTACGACCCATGTGGAGAACTATTAAAATGGTTGCTTCCTGTGGATAACACCTTATCTTCTCCCGCTCGTTCTTTGCCTCCTCCTCAGCTAAGTTCCAATTCAGGATTTGGTGGTGCATCGCAGAAGTCTTCCTCATCTGGTTCTCAGCTCTTCTCTCATTTTAGAAGTTACTCCATGTCATCACTGCCTCAAAATTCTGCTCCACCTCCACAACCTGTTAAAGCCCAAAGCTCTAAGCCCAACTTTGACCTTGAAGATTGGGATCAGTACTCATCTCAGAAGTTATGGAAAAGTCAAAAACCTGCGGATGAAGAGCTTTTATCTATCCGAGGTGTAtcattagagagagagaggttttcTGTTCGCTGTGGGTTGGAAGGCATCTACATTCCAGGAAGAAGATGGTTGAGGAAACTTGAAATAATTCAACCTGTAGAAATCCATTCTTTTGCTGCTGACTGCAATACAGATGACCTTCTTTGTGTTCAGATTAAG AACGTATCTCCAGCAATTACACCGGATATTGTAGTATACATAGATACTATAACTATTGTTTTTGAGGAAGCTTCAAAGAGTGGACTTCCCTCATCATTACCAATTGCATGTATTGAAGCTGGAAATGATCACAGTTTGCCAAATCTAGCCCTcag GAGAGGTGAGGAGCACTCATTCATTCTCAAACCAGCATCCTTTGTGAAGGATTCCAAAGTTCACAGAGAAAGACTATCCCCATCAAGTCTGCATCTTGTACCAAATACTGTGGAAGGCAGGAGTGCATTGAATGTTGACCAGTATGCAATTATTGTATCTTGTCGCAGTAACTACGCTG AGTCAAGACTCTTTTTTAAGCAGCCAACTAGTTGGCGACCGCGTAACTCAAGGGATCTTTTGATCTCTGTTGCATCTGAAATGTCAGGACAATCTTCTGGACCCAATGAGAGAGTCTCTCAGCTTCCAGTTCAG GTTTTAGCTTTACGGGCTTCAAATTTGACATCTGAAGATCTAACTCTGACGGTTCTGGCTCCTGCCTCATTTACTTCACCTCCATCAGTGGGGTCCTTGAGTTCTTCGCCGACAACACCAATGAGCTCATTTGTTGGTTTGCCCGAGTCTACAGGTATAATAACCGGTGAGAAATATTTCTCTGCAGTGCAGGCACTGACCTCTGTGACTACCACTTCAGAAATTATCGAACAGTCTTCTCCCATATCTGATGTTATTTCGAGCACAGGCTTGGGTTGTACACATCTGTGGCTGCAGAGCAGAGTTCCATTAGG ATGCGTCCCTGCCCAATCTACAGCTACCATTAAGCTTGAGCTACTTCCCCTGACTGATGGGATAATTTCCCTGGACACTTTACAGATAGATGTTAAGGAGAAAG GTCTAACCTATATTCCCGAGAACTCTCTGAAGATAAATGCAACTTCCAGCATTTCCACGGGGATCATCTAG